CCTCGTTTCTTTGGGATGCTTGTTGTCAAATTTAGCTATCAATAGCCTATGAATATATATAATATGTTAAAATAATGCATGCATGTTCATTAAAATTATTTATAAGACAACAAGTTTGGGGAGGAAATACCACCGTCACCGGGAGCTTATTTTGGCCAACAAGCCACATTCTGGATTTTATCCTTCAAATTTTGGAAATTCAAATTTAGGCATAAAACTTGAACTTACATAGGGACACGAATACAACATGATAATTTCGAGCGCTGAGAGAGCTGGGGGATATGCGAGGATTCCAAGGACATCCGCACGTTTAATTTTTTACAACTGAACTAGACCAATCTGACTGTAACTTTTATGTTAGCGATTCGTCCAAAGAGATTTTTAGCTTGCGGTAGACACAATTAGGTGAATGTAATTTAGCATTCAACTTGGCCTACCTTCCAGTCGGAGGGAAAATGACTATGCAGACAATGAAGAACCATAAGGctccctttcaaaaaaaaaagaaccataAGACTCAATTATACCTATAGGACAATTGATCTAGCGTCGGGGACTCGCAAATGTTTTTTTTCAACACATGGCATCCAGGCAGAAGGTAAATATCAACTGCCTGTGCCCATGTACTTTACCTCTTCTGCATCTTGTATTTTCAATTTTAGGCTtgctttctcttcttttttgaaacgaaccagGCAGGAAACCTTGCTTTCTCATTAGACTATTCGTGCAGGTTTATTGAGTGAGTGCATCACGATATAGATGCGAGGGCTCCCTATACACCAGATGAGTATATATGCAGATATGCTTCAAGGTAGCCTCACAGATATCCTCAGTCAGCAGGCTGATTGAAATGCGAGGAGGTGGCCTCCTAATTCAGAAAGTATGGCATAAATAACCGGTAGTTATGGTGGAGCGTTGCAATGGCCATACCTTTTCTCATTTGTTGCTTCTATTGTAGCATGATTTGTGTTTCTGTTTTGCAACAGAGCTTACGGGTTGTTTGTTCCCTTCTAAGTTTAGGGACAAGGGACATCTTACTGAAATTCACATGCTAAGGCAGCAAAAATTCATTAGCTGGCATATGTTGTATAAAAAAATGGATGTGCTCTCTCTATGGGTGACTTCTTGTTAAATACAATAGAGTTAACAAGAAGTTACCCATAGAGAGCACATCCAGATTTAGAGACACGTATTGAACAACCAAATTGATTGGCATTTGTTGAAAATAGCAATGCATATTTGTgagaagcttctagaagattagagagtatGCATGAACCATAGTTGCCATGCTTCATGGTAAAATATGGAATACTCTAGAAActagatatttgtatggttagataagCATAAGAAAAATTCTAGAGATAGATATTTTGTAGAAAGTGTGTAGAAGATGGACATATGGCAAAACCATATGAGCCATGGAGTCTTATAAATAGGGGTGCTCCCATCCCCTCTTGCCATACCATAgcataagaggtctcaagtaGAAGATAGCAAAATTGCCATGAAGAGTAGTAGTGTCATGGTAGGGTACCCACGTAAAGAGTGTAACAGTCTTATATTGTACTAAGTTATGGTGAATAAAGATTTGAGTCCCCAAATAGAGTTGGTCTCCCATACTAGTGTCTAGGTGAAGGTTTTCTTAGTATAGTGTGGGTATAGGGTCCGCAAAAGAAGTAGTATCACACTACTTTGATACCGCTTCATCAGCGAACAGGTCAATGAAGCAAAGGTCTTGGTGGCAAGAGCTCGAAGGAGCAGGTTGCATAGGCAGCGCGTGGCCGTCCTCCCAGCTCTGCTGCAAATCTCCATGGGAGCAGACCACGACTGGATCATATTCATCTCTCTCTCGCTTTTGGAAGACGATCGAGGAACGAGTTGCTTCCTGTTCCTGCAGCGGGCCGGGGGATTGCTTGCGATCTGTGGGTTGGGAActatcagacccggggcagcagtaCTGCTCACGGGCATataatattctagagtagggagaaCTGCATGGGTACTTCCTACCTCTACTTTAACTACTCGTACAACAGTAGAACTAGCccaagtacaaggaaactacccgacccactcgGAGTTGGACTCTAAACATACTCGGCTGGGACtctccatgtaaccctgttcccccagaCCATATAAGGGCGAACAAGGACCCCTCCAAgacatcgaacaataccagagggaataaaaaccaccacacagaacgtagggtattacgctccggcggtccgaacctgtctaaattcttgtgttccttgaaccatcgcgttctgatctcggcgagttcctactcataaccactctcctcaggatacccctcggagaacccgacggtaaaacaccgacagctggcgtcCACCGTGGGGCCCTCTCACGAACGATCGTGAAAAGAATTCGATGGCTTCTCTCATCGACAACCCAGTGCTCGAAAAAGGCACCTCCTTTCACGTCGGCTCCTAGATTTTTGTCGCCGACGGATCAGGAGGCTTCGAAAGCCACTCAACCGATCAAGATCCCCCAGAAGATTCAGAAGCCGCGAAACACCATGAATTTGACGAATTCATCAATCAACTCGAAGAAATCGGATTCTCAGACCTCAACAACGAAGCCCGAATTCAACGTAATCAAAGCCAAAACACTTTCCGAACTGGAAAAGGATTTGGAAAAACTGCTAGAAGATTCCAAGCATGAAACTTCCACAAACAGAAAGACCACACTTTCGGATTGTGTTCGCGTCAAACCAAATCTTTGGAAGAAAAAGTCGACTAGCTTCAAGAAGAATACTCGCAAAAAGAAGCAGTCGAAAAACACTTTTCCGAACATCGATGATAAGATCGAGCACTGTCTCTGGTCAGCTGAAGACACTTTCAATATCAACACTTCCTGCGGAGGACTCTCAAACTAGTGGGCTCTGAACTCTGCAGAGTTGGACCAAGATCAAGCTTTCATCAGATATCTTGAAGAATTGGAGGAACCAATCTCTGAAGACAAACTAACCGAATGGTCACAAGATATCGACTTGTTCATGGAAGGATTAATCAATCCCGACAAGCTTGAAGCTCTCTGGGAGCAATCCAAAGCAAAGGAACTATGGGACAACTCAATGAACAAGTCATCAACTCAATTGGACcgatgttgacgctcactaacgatcattttcaggcgtcaacttgatcagaaaatcatgagagtttgcatttcttacacgcatccttatccaataaagtccctaaaccacactttaccttttagaatatgcaagttgtgttttcaagctaatatgcaagttacaagcacactttggcccaatataaaatcacagaaattatcagagcaccgattcaggctcagatggaccaaaagtgatgcaagaacccaatccaaaaaagtcaagacaggccaaccccaatgtggatcagacaaggaggcccaagacagcctgccaaaagaagttgggggaggttggtggcccgggcaggccgaccgacctacctggtcggccgacctggcccgtgggccccaccgcctcaaccagggcacgtggcgtctccccattggtcccctacgtcggttgtgATGGCTTCACCCCATGGCTCCCTACTATAAATACAAGAgggggggtagagattagaacacacacacacacacacacacacacacacacacacacaccccacacACCTCACATCTCTCCTCttttgcattccttgcatagtctttaggcttcgagagttctggtatgggttcatctctagctctctcttgtaatgttcggtcatttgtaatagaattagactatggttaccgatatctgcttgaagtatgttctgagttatcggatatatgattcttgatatggttgcgttatcattccatgcttgcattgtgtgatcgccctgtgctagagatggttagtattttgttcttagaactctgtcaactgctccagtattcgtataaTTGCTCTAGTGTGTTGTCtttccatccgaagggtgggggctccacgcgagacactagagtatcccttactagtgtagatatggtgtctagattagctaagtgttgctggatgtcaactatacccacggtttgtagaggtagccggcaggtggtgacagtcctgtccgagcccgagtaatcctccatgtttggtatggggggtaggaggtacataaagtcgctagggtatacgggctcctcccgttacttcaatagcgatctccctattgtgtagtttaatctctgacgagctaaccaatgagaaagtgtagatatagctagcctagcacagctgacttgAGCTCTGActtctaccttgctcccggcctaaagaatcttttatctttcttttatcttttatttatccaagagggtagtttgtgtgtgtgtcacactacctcctaccatgttattatcttacccttgtttatgcatgagaatatccaatctagatagagttcaccaactaatctatatatcttctcactcatcgccttccctgcgaaaatataaatgacaccccggtatactcctgggtaaaatgctacatcggtattccgtgcgcttgcagatttatttgtggttcatgaaatactgccaccccaaattggcgtctgcgggcatcatcgctagtgacgttggtaggtgccaataagtatttttggcgccgttgccgggaaaggcacagagtgaaatatatagataaagttgtgaacaaaatcaaaattggtAATCGCTTGTTAAAcatgctaacttggctttgttttcttgtctttgttgatatgaaaacagggtagtgtatgaccggttttgacttgccgcaaaactttcattccgatccagagtcacttctgAGAAGGACGCGAGCTCATCTCGTATaacctcggagatcactctcggcattcaatccagtcatcgcatcgtcgtcagctcctagagctatggcccagaagacactccgtgattactctgctccgtctgctaaccaggtccccaccgggcccgaggttaacaccggaggagaaaatttcgagatcaagatgggtctcattatgatggtgcaggccagcccttcctatggcaaggccaatgaggatgctagtgctcatctccagcagttcctggagctctacAGTACTTTTATTTTCAAGTGTGTATCGCAAGATGTAATCTGACTCCGTCTATTTCCGTTCTCTCTTTTGGGGAGagcgaaacagtggttttatgctaacaaggctgctgtggatacttgggacaaatgtaccaaggtgttcctctcgaagttcttcccgacagGCAAAActaatgctcttcgtggtcggattttgAACTTCTaacaggcatcaaatgagtcaattccgggaGCTTGGGAGAgccttcaggagtacattctggcatgtcagcaccatggaatggataattggctcattctatagaacttctacaacgggttgacacagtcatcccgtgatcatgcgGATgctgctgcgggtggagctttcttctcgctaaccattgaaagagctacatcattgatcgagaagatggtttccaaacaagattggagcgatgatcgccaccaaccgcgccagcgagggattcactccgtcaaggaggccgatatgctcgctatgaaaattgatctcctcctcaagaaatttgaggattattcccaagataaggctcaaatgcaaacacttcaagccttgaaaactcgcatgacatgcgaggtctgcgggaatgttggacattcgggcgacaattacccagaaacccaagaagaagctctattcctcaatggcagcaatgggttcgtccacaaggaggtcaggggtggaatcaaccacgatcatactaccaaggaggtaatgggaattcgaattcttttggtcctaaccagcctaacttgagagatcttgtctacggccaagcgaagatcaatgagtcccttcaaaaGAAATTGGCcgctatagacaaatctatggagaccatccatgccaagatggacggattcttcactgccatcaagaaccaattgagtttcaacaagatgattgagaCTCAACTAGCTCAAGTGGCTGCTACCATGCCCCCTGCTCTGGAGAACGTTAAGGCGATAACCACACGAGGAGGTAAAACTACTCAAGATCCGccttatcctaaccatgttAACAGGAAGAAAGCAAGCCCGGTGGCAGAAGAACCACCTCGGGAGGAGGAACCCGAGAAGGTTCATAAAGGGAAGATGGCTCCGCATGAATTCTATGATACTCAAGTATTGTCGTTCCCTATGAGGGCAAAGAAGCCAAGTACAAATGAGCAGTTCAGCCGCTTTGTTGAGATGATACAGCAGGTGAACATCAATTTGCCCTTGATGGATGCAATGAAGGTTCCGACCTATGCTCGTTACATCAAGGATATAATTAACAACAAGCGCCCACTACCAACTACTGAGGTAATAAAGCTCACTAAGGCATGCAGTGCAGCTATACTTCAACAATTGcctgagaagaagaaggatccaGGATTCCCAACTATCAAATGTTCGATAGGGGCACAGAACTTCGACAAAGCCTTATGTGATCTGGGAGCCAGTGTTAGTGTGATGCCGAAGGCAATCTTCGACCAACTCAATTACACAGAGTTGATACCAACACCCATGCAGTTGCAATTGGCTGACTCCTCAGTATGGCACCCAGAAGGAATCACTGAGGATGTCCCAGTGAGAGTACGGGAATGTTTCATCCCAGTCGACTTTGTGGTACTTGATATGGATAATCAGAAGGAGACTACTCTCATTCTAGGACGTCCATTCCTCAATACAGTAGATGCACATATTGATGTTGGGGCAGGAGAAATCTGACTCCATATCAATGGTaaagaggagaaatttgacTTCCGACCCAAGAGAGAGCAGTGCTTGATGATCCGAGTCAAATTTGGCCAAATCCtcagaaaatcaaagaagtcgAAGTCACACCCTCGCAAAAGGATAGTCTTATACCTTTTATGAAGACACTTATGAAAGAAGATCCAACGAGCTCAAAAAGGTCTAAGAAGAAGGGTAAATCAAAGGCTACTACGcccgaggatcctgttcctaTGCCACCTACAccatcaaagaagaccaagaagaaatggcgcaagaagaacaagacgtcatcgaccgctactacttctccaggtacggacgaaacgacctcaacctgatcaggtatggagaaaggtcctgcttttcggaccctaaaccaagagctaccTTGGgagaggttccctcccctaagtcaactatatacctttatttgctttcaataaaaatttgataaaaactttcaaaaacaaaataaagatttactgctttatttccctttttcatgatgtgcggtaagaatgttttaactccctatgataagttgaaaggatgagttttgctttgctctatcatgtctgttgtgcttagtttgaaaataagagttctcttgagtttaaatcagttggttatgcaaatatcttgtcaatgaacctgaaagttccgtgggttgcatatgcttgatccaagtctaagttgttgtgagttcagatatggtaaataatgTTGTGCAAGTTTATTCTAGTGATgtttgaagtctggagttgtttccaatttttttttaaaaaaaagggcaagttccccagtggtatgcaatgtcctaccagagccatatgtcatattccatgaaaaacatttacacatatgctgcttgatgttctgttgagttttgtcaaattgtatgaccctagtgagatactcttcatgctttctcgatcataagcacgtacacgttccatccatttgctatattcctacactgggaattggcaCCACCATCCATTCACTTCACACCAagaaatgctccatgtcttggtgatctctctcgtagaacatccctgaaataaaacaaagtcagattatggttgccccaaaaaagagaaaagatggcatgccaaagaagcatggcccaaaaaaagagagaaaagggggtaaccatgtctcaaaaaaaaagagagacagtGATGATTCAAGAGAGAAAAGACATTatctcaaggagtaagccatatccatccatccatccatccatccatccactcatacacttgcaccttttgatcgagattgcatgactttgtttctccatggatcctctctttggctTTACAATATACataatacaagtgtgccctgttttatcctaccttgagctccacaaaggcttatAGTAGTAGGAAGGATcaaaggcagatactgccctggtaaggaaatacaagatgagtgcctcgagagagttatcctgggagctttgctatgttttcaaaaatctctcaAAAAGCACCTtcagatggattgcggatcaATAAACAAGTAAGTTCTactctatgcaccgttctaactctcaacagcccaagacaaggagatagctaaaaagtcccatgaaggagtaaggtaattgagcaaaggtatgctaattGATTTATTTAgacttatagatgaatctctttgcttcaaactatgacatgacaggtaaggtacgagtcagagtgattttctgatcaacaacctgatttgtcctactttgctcgggacgagaaaaggacagcttggaggatcttgttgacgctcactaacgatcatttctaggcatcaacttgatcaaaaaatcatgagagtttgcatttcttacacgcatccttatccaataacgtccctaaaccacactttacctttaaGAATATGTAAGTTGTGTTTCCAaactaatatgcaggttacaagcacactttggcctgacataaaatctcagaaattatcagagcaccgattcaggctcagatggatcaaaagtgatgcaagaacccaatccaaacaagtcaagacaggccaaccccaacatggatcagacaaggaggcccaagacagcctgctagaagaagttgggggcggttggtggcccgggcaggccgaccgacctacctggtcggccgacctggcccgtgggccccaccgcctcaaccagggcacgtggcgtctccccattggtcccctacgtcaGTTGTGATGGCTTCACCcagtggctccctgctataaatacaagaggggggtagagattagaacacacacacaccacacacctcacatctctcctctcttgcattccttccttagtctttaggcttcgtcgagtttaggagaagtttaggagtcatcgagtcaccggagttgctcgagagttctggtatgggttcatctatagctctctcttgtaatatttggtcgtttgtaatagaattagactatggttatcgatatctgcttgaagtatgttctgagttatcggatatatgcttcttgatatggttgcgttatcattccatGCTTGCATTGTGTGATCGCCCTATGctagagatggttagtcttttgttcttagaactctatcaactgctccagtattcgtatgattgctctagtgtgatgtctgtccatccagagggtgggggctccgcgcgggacactagagtcaAGCAAGACAGGGAAGTCTACCCGGCTTCGTACATCAAAAGAAACCGACTCGCGCCACAAACCGATTCGGACAAGAAGATCGACCGACTTAAAGTCGACTTCCCCAGTCACCACAAAAGGAGAACTACAGTCCTCAAATCAGAGAGGGAAGCAGCAATCCTCAGAAGACAAAGAACTACCGTTCCAGCATGGCCTTCCGCTAAAAGAAGACATTGTCAACTCGAAAATTTGCGACCGCAATCGCGAAATTTTCATGACCTTCCTTTCGAATGTTGCTAACCGAAAAGATAATTCTACAACATTAGAAGACCTGGACTACGACGAATTCCTTTCTGAACCAGAGACGAGTGAAGCAGCAGCAACTAGCTACGAGACCCCTCCTACTCCACCAGGAAT
The genomic region above belongs to Panicum virgatum strain AP13 chromosome 8N, P.virgatum_v5, whole genome shotgun sequence and contains:
- the LOC120685055 gene encoding uncharacterized protein LOC120685055, with the protein product MPPALENVKAITTRGGKTTQDPPYPNHVNRKKASPVAEEPPREEEPEKVHKGKMAPHEFYDTQVLSFPMRAKKPSTNEQFSRFVEMIQQVNINLPLMDAMKVPTYARYIKDIINNKRPLPTTEVIKLTKACSAAILQQLPEKKKDPGFPTIKCSIGAQNFDKALCDLGASVSVMPKAIFDQLNYTELIPTPMQLQLADSSVWHPEGITEDVPVRVRECFIPVDFVVLDMDNQKETTLILGRPFLNTVDAHIDVGAGEI